From one Lycium ferocissimum isolate CSIRO_LF1 chromosome 7, AGI_CSIRO_Lferr_CH_V1, whole genome shotgun sequence genomic stretch:
- the LOC132061918 gene encoding uncharacterized protein LOC132061918 encodes MFLHHIDVIFYYLRKKGKYHNNNNYRFTTVSCIFHTLVAEIYTSWENPDSSRSVASKEDELCEYINGHRLLANVPWYTVDNVLIPVNVKEENHWILVVISFTDRCIYVYNSYRAAGHDAVVRAGMKMLATLVTHSLQMTDFYEKKADIDFATHPSYRNREHTDNFDIVNVDNLPQQAPASIYEFLPTKNIINTSIFSWVLIDKFFDHFFGDCGVYAAAFAEYLSSSEVIIPYEIRCLLCDYPWDKSNNDASSDTPST; translated from the exons ATGTTTTTACATCATATTGATGTTATTTTCTACTACCTACGGAAGAAGGGGAAgtatcacaataacaacaattataGATTCACCACTGTCAGCTGTATTTTTCACACTTTAGTTGCTGAAATTTACACATCTTGGGAAAACCCCGATTCATCCAGAAGTGTCGCCAGTAAGGAAGATGAACTGTGTGAGTACATTAACGGGCACAGGCTGTTGGCTAATGTACCATGGTATACTGTTGACAACGTACTAATTCCTGTCAACGTAAAAGAGGAAAATCACTGGATTTTGGTTGTGATATCATTCACTGACAG GTGCATCTACGTATACAACTCATACCGAGCTGCAGGGCATGATGCTGTCGTTAGAGCCGGAATGAAAATGTTGGCTACTCTTGTGACACACAGTCTACAAATGACTGATTTCTATGAGAAGAAGGCGGATATAGATTTTGCCACACATCCTTCTTACAGAAATAGAGAACATACCGACAACTTTGACATTGTGAATGTAGACAATCTCCCGCAACAAGCTCCCGCTAGCATATACGAATTTCTTCCAACAAAAAACATAATAAATACATCTATTTTTTCTTGGGTTTTGATCGATAaattttttgatcattttttcgGGGATTGTGGTGTGTATGCGGCGGCCTTTGCTGAATACTTGAGCTCAAGTGAAGTCATCATCCCGTATGAGATACGATGCCTTCTATGCGACTATCCATGGGATAAGTCAAACAACGATGCATCAAGTGATACTCCCTCCACATGA
- the LOC132062519 gene encoding uncharacterized protein LOC132062519, with the protein MAKKASTPMRNRGSYAENRSKRINDPRRSTDYVDSKSKQQEKVKKVSQMEIQKNRKSGNNVANVKGKKIAKTKHNVDEDDDVEVYLCYTFSIFISFVFFSSVITDL; encoded by the exons ATGGCTAAGAAAGCTTCTACTCCGATGAGGAATAGAG GCTCTTATGCTGAGAATCGTTCAAAAAGAATTAACGATCCTAGGCGTTCTACTGATTATGTTGATTCGAAGAgtaaacaacaagaaaaagtgaaaaaggttTCTCAAATGGAGATACAAAAGAACAGAAAGTCTGGTAACAATGTTGCtaatgttaagggcaaaaaaattgctaaaaccaaacataatgtcgatgaggatgatgatgtaGAGGTATATTTATGTTATACTTTCAGTATATTTATTTCGTTTGTATTTTTTAGTTCAGTTATTACAGATCTGTGA
- the LOC132062518 gene encoding LOB domain-containing protein 22-like, which produces MAGTVGIFHDNLINVQSETLCRIGPFRIDGMSCNSCKTLLGWKCFDQNPSKILIHVHMDKLKLWNGANHVDVVGYERTSKKNNKCEVCKLLQKKCPPNCAFFRYFPPGKESETLAMKVKEVFGLPKVTDWIKKFQPPLMDSLMRCIIFEANTRSVNPNSGLRGVSTIIRNLQSRIEHAANDLQVTRANSEMHRLAKKGQPTCPSGTSSWPSFDNASVYYMCRKCRTSIARCKDFGNLIEAVPNRGIFNNTINLKDGVREGDLHCVDCSSILGMKIELATKVQTVLQLDQLLLWNGKYSLEAVPSPADGVAPPGQDMVQEQLVIIEDDNGITQDQIWGDLEAQEPAGDDAV; this is translated from the exons ATGGCGGGGACTGTAGGCATCTTTCACGATAATCT AATCAATGTACAATCAGAAACTCTATGCCGGATAGGGCCTTTCAGGATTGATGGCATGTCGTGCAACAGTTGCAAGACACTACTTGGATGGAAGTGTTTCGATCAGAATCCTTCCAAAATTCTGATTCATGTTCATAT GGACAAACTGAAGTTATGGAATGGAGCAAATCATGTTGATGTGGTTGGTTATGAACGTACTAgcaaaaaaaacaataaatgcGAAGTTTGTAAGTTACTACAAAAAAAATGCCCTCCAAATTGTGCTTTTTTTAGATATTTCCCGCCGGGAAAGGAATCAGAAACCTTAGCCATGAAGGTAAAAGAAGTATTTGGCTTACCTAAGGTTACTGACTGGATCAAAAAATTTCAACCCCCACTTATGGACAGCCTGATGCGCTGCATCATTTTTGAAGCTAATACCCGCTCTGTCAATCCCAATAGCGGGCTCAGGGGGGTCAGTACCATCATTAGAAACCTGCAAAGCCGTATTGAGCATGCCGCAAATGATCTACAGGTTACTAGAGCCAACTCAGAAATGCATCGACTTGCCAAAAAGGGGCAGCCGACTTGTCCTTCAGGTACAAGTTCTTGGCCTTCTTTCGATAACGCTAGTGTGTACTACATGTGCCGCAAATGCAGGACCAGCATTGCACGTTGCAAAGATTTTGGCAATCTCATC GAAGCGGTGCCAAACAGAGGGATCTTCAACAATACTATTAATCTCAAAGATGGTGTTCGTGAAGGGGACCTGCATTGTGTTGATTGCAGCAGCATTCTGGGAATGAAAATTGAACTTGCAACAAAAGTACAGACGGTTTTGCAACT GGATCAACTGCTTCTATGGAATGGAAAATATTCCCTAGAAGCAGTTCCGTCACCCGCAGATGGAGTCGCACCACCCGG GCAAGACATGGTGCAAGAACAATTAGTAATCATTGAGGATGATAATGGGATCACACAAGATCAGATCTGGGGCGATCTGGAAGCCCAGGAACCTGCTGGAGATGATGCCGTTTAG